A stretch of the Candidatus Poribacteria bacterium genome encodes the following:
- a CDS encoding Gfo/Idh/MocA family oxidoreductase, with protein sequence MASKQEFGIGLIGLGIGQQHLLGYQRQGLHVAAICDKDTTRLNEVGDKFDIDKRYTRIVDLIADTDVDVVDMAVQPWIRSPIVKAAAAAGKHILCQKPFSMSMQQAVEMVETCERHNVQLMVNQNSCFVPGFLAIEPYINAEHLGEIYHVSITCNGFYTEFPERHLIPAMQVHHIGLVHKWFGEYKSVYCQAHGHNRSIEDGETVSLALFKSRSGVQGLLSCNWAFLANPGRNLQHPHEEIRIQGTKGAIYGNSDDMTVHLTEPESREIKPSIEGTWFPDAFGNVMAHFLECLRTGQKPVTHGRGNLNVVKTLFAMHQSATSGEVVLLDDISFDGDYDLNPHPVHSADDVTILQ encoded by the coding sequence ATGGCAAGCAAGCAGGAATTCGGCATCGGTTTAATTGGATTGGGGATCGGACAGCAGCACCTACTTGGTTATCAACGCCAAGGGTTACACGTTGCTGCAATCTGTGACAAAGATACTACACGCCTTAACGAGGTCGGCGACAAGTTTGATATTGATAAACGCTATACCCGCATTGTTGACTTAATTGCCGATACCGACGTTGATGTGGTTGACATGGCAGTGCAACCGTGGATCCGCTCCCCTATCGTCAAAGCCGCTGCTGCGGCTGGCAAGCATATCCTCTGCCAGAAACCTTTCTCAATGTCAATGCAACAAGCCGTTGAAATGGTGGAAACCTGTGAGCGACACAACGTGCAGCTCATGGTAAATCAAAATTCCTGTTTTGTTCCCGGTTTCCTCGCTATTGAACCCTACATCAACGCTGAACACCTCGGCGAAATCTACCATGTCTCAATAACCTGCAACGGGTTTTACACCGAATTCCCCGAACGCCACTTGATTCCGGCGATGCAAGTACACCACATCGGACTCGTCCATAAATGGTTCGGTGAGTATAAGAGCGTTTATTGCCAAGCACACGGACATAACAGATCTATTGAAGACGGAGAAACTGTTTCCTTAGCACTTTTCAAGAGTCGAAGCGGTGTCCAAGGCTTGCTTTCGTGCAACTGGGCGTTTCTTGCCAATCCGGGACGCAATTTACAGCATCCACACGAGGAGATTCGCATCCAAGGCACTAAAGGAGCAATCTACGGAAATAGCGATGATATGACCGTTCACCTCACGGAACCAGAGTCCCGCGAAATTAAACCGTCGATAGAGGGAACGTGGTTTCCAGATGCTTTCGGTAACGTGATGGCTCACTTTCTGGAGTGCTTGCGCACTGGACAGAAACCCGTTACACATGGACGTGGCAACCTGAACGTTGTTAAAACCCTGTTCGCTATGCACCAATCCGCCACATCAGGAGAGGTCGTTCTGCTTGATGATATTTCATTTGATGGCGACTACGATCTGAACCCTCACCCTGTCCATAGCGCGGATGATGTAACTATCTTGCAATAA
- a CDS encoding Gfo/Idh/MocA family oxidoreductase, translated as MDKIRLAIVGCGGMGHRHMYGLAELHRVGWPRFDLVGACDPVLDNAESLAAQAEERFGQKPAVVGSLEELAEVGVDAVDVTTTPPYHHTVAVETLERGWHTMVEKPMGLTVRACNLIRRAAEASDAILSVAENYRRDPMNRLAKALLDAEVIGTPRFLIHHAIGGANRMTISVWRHQKDQSGVLLDVGVHYADMMEYLLGEIDTVYAQTRLHEPIRHNSAAVTGESGSNPAGVYTKWQREMPAEFEATAEDAAYATITFKSGVVGQYIEEHAAWGQGGWLRKIHGSRGSMTLPGDRSGGTITLNIDGQETINDQRVLDLVPDFHLDAVTADLFGGDRLWNYKFTQGDAKNIAIEYGEFAEIIAGNREVEVNAYQGTRSVAVSYAILESGATGQIVQMDQMLDESINTYQREIDEGLGI; from the coding sequence ATGGATAAAATTAGATTGGCAATTGTTGGATGTGGCGGGATGGGACACCGACACATGTACGGATTGGCAGAACTCCATCGGGTAGGGTGGCCACGTTTTGACCTTGTCGGTGCTTGTGATCCGGTTCTTGACAATGCTGAGTCACTCGCGGCACAGGCAGAAGAACGTTTCGGTCAAAAGCCTGCTGTTGTTGGAAGTCTCGAAGAACTCGCTGAAGTCGGCGTAGATGCTGTAGATGTGACGACCACGCCACCGTATCATCACACAGTCGCCGTTGAGACCCTTGAACGCGGTTGGCACACCATGGTTGAAAAGCCGATGGGGTTGACCGTTCGCGCGTGTAATCTCATCCGTCGCGCAGCGGAGGCTTCTGATGCAATCCTCAGCGTTGCAGAGAACTATCGACGCGATCCAATGAACCGGCTTGCCAAGGCACTGCTCGATGCGGAAGTTATTGGCACCCCACGTTTCCTCATCCACCATGCAATTGGTGGTGCAAACCGTATGACGATCTCCGTCTGGCGACACCAAAAGGATCAGAGTGGCGTATTGCTTGATGTCGGCGTTCACTATGCTGACATGATGGAATATCTACTCGGTGAAATTGATACCGTCTACGCGCAAACCCGTCTTCATGAACCTATTCGGCATAATTCTGCCGCAGTGACCGGTGAATCTGGTTCTAACCCTGCTGGTGTCTACACCAAATGGCAGCGCGAGATGCCTGCTGAATTTGAGGCAACAGCGGAGGATGCTGCTTATGCAACGATCACTTTCAAAAGTGGCGTTGTCGGGCAATATATTGAAGAGCACGCGGCATGGGGACAAGGCGGTTGGCTCCGCAAAATCCATGGCTCCCGAGGTTCTATGACGCTCCCTGGCGACCGAAGTGGTGGGACTATCACCCTCAATATTGACGGACAGGAAACGATTAACGACCAACGGGTTTTGGACCTCGTCCCAGACTTTCATTTAGATGCTGTCACAGCGGACCTTTTCGGCGGCGACCGATTGTGGAACTACAAGTTTACGCAAGGGGACGCGAAAAATATTGCTATTGAATATGGTGAATTTGCTGAAATTATTGCCGGAAACCGAGAAGTTGAAGTCAACGCCTATCAAGGCACACGCTCTGTCGCTGTCTCTTATGCAATCCTTGAGTCTGGTGCAACCGGACAAATCGTTCAAATGGATCAGATGCTGGATGAATCGATTAATACATATCAGCGCGAAATTGATGAAGGGTTGGGCATTTAA